Below is a genomic region from Elephas maximus indicus isolate mEleMax1 chromosome 22, mEleMax1 primary haplotype, whole genome shotgun sequence.
TGATTCTTTGATAAATTCTGTTTGCTGAGTTGAGCTCCATGACTGCCAGAGCTGGGTCAGTCCTGTGAACTGCGGTACCCAGCCCCCCGCACAggacatgaatgaatgaatgcatgcagGTGTCTGCATGAGGCATGGCTTAGGGGTGAGGGATTTGCAAGTCCTTGGGAGGGCAGGTGAGCAGGTGAGTAAGCTTCCCCTCTCCTTACCCAGGGCCCTGTAGGCGGGcacgatggtgatggtgatgagcTCCTCGATCCCACTGGTCTGGATGGTGAAGACAAGAGCACCGGGGGCTCCCTGGGCCACCCACAGGTCTTCCAGCCCGAGGGCCAGCAGGTCCTGGCAACGCCACAGCTTTTTCTGTATGAGTCTCAGGACAGCTTGGTGGTACTTGGCCTCCTCCTGGAAGCTGCGGAAACAGCTCAGGAACACCACCAATTCCACCTCCGCTGTACCTCTGAGCACCGTGCCATTCCCGAAGGAGCCTGCCTGTAGAACAAGAGCCTGTCACCCTATGGCCACTTCCATACCCAGGCCATCCCTTGCCCACTTTACACATATTACCCACTTTagagtgcctgggtggcacaaacagttaaacccttgactactggctgaaaggttggcagtttgaatccacccagaggtgcctcggaagacaggcctggcgatcttcttctgaaaggtcacagccttgaaaactctatggagcacagttctactttgcacaagCGAGGTTGccatgcattggaatcgactcaatggcaaccagtaaCACAAACAACACCCCATTTTATGTTCACCACCACCTGAGGGATGCTTAAAGCtgttgaaaaccaaacccgttgctgttgagtcaattctgattcataatgaccctatagtgaccctataggacagagtagaactgccccataggatttccctggagtccctggtggattggaactgccaacattttggttagcagctgaactcttaaccactatgccaccaggtttccgaGTGATGCCTGGGTAGCACTAATATCCCACTTTACAGGTGAGAACACTAAGATATCAAGAGGCTACATCGCTTGCCCATTGTCACATAATACCTGGCTTTGACCCAGGCAGCCTGTCTCCAGAGTCcacgtctctgagcctcagtcttctcatctgcaaagtgggaaTAGTAATGGCTGCTCTATAGTGTCGTTTTGAGGATTTTGAGGAGTCTGGGTATTTCcatagagagccctggtggtgcagtggttaaagtgatcagctgctaaccaaaaggttgacgattgaacccaccagcctattctgtcctacagggtcgctatgagttggaatcaactcgacggcagtgggtttggtttggtttatttgagTAATTCCATGACATTAAAAAAGGGAAGTAGCCAAGGACTATGGAGTGAGGAAGCCTGACTTTGACTTGGACTCCTGTCCTTGTTTCTTAGCTGTGTAATCATCCTGAGCACTAAgtcccttatctataaaatgagagtaaTGGTGGAACATGAGTCATTGGGTCACGGGAGGATTAGGTGAGACACAACGTGCCAAGTGGCACACAGGAAGTCAGCAATatatttctcttcctcctttagCCTCTTTTGCTCTTCTGCTAGCCTTTGCCACCAACTTCATCTGTAGACAATCCCTTCCACtgcctgggtctcagtttccccacctgtaacaAAAGGAGCCTGAGTTGGATGATTTTGCAGAAATCTTTTTGATGTTTTGAGATTCTAGGCTTGGTCTCCAGTCCCTGTTACCTCCAGGAAACAAAGCCCAGAACTCTTTGCCTCTTCTCTCCTTGCTCAGAGGTGGAAGTGCTACGGATGCATCAGACCTCAGGACTATGGTCGGCCATCTCTTCTGGTGGGTGGAATCACTAGTCATTGGACTTTAATTATAATCCAGCTCTCATGTGTCAAGCACTCCCTGTGTAAGGCATCACTGAAAGCTCTTTATACGTATTACTATTGTAATTACCTCCAGATTACCAGTTgcctttgactcatagcaaccccatgtgtgtcagagtagagctatgctccacagggttttcaatagctgtgatcttttggaaatagatcaccaggcttttcttctgaggcacctctgggtcgactcaaaccaccaactttttggttagtagccaagtacttaaccatttataccaccatccagtttacagatgagaaagctgagggctCACGAGGTTAATCAACTTGCCAAAGTCTCACAGCCAGGAGGAAGCAGAGTCAGACTGAGTCTGAACTTAGAATGTGGCTCTCCCACTTCTTTTTTCCTCTCGATCCAGTTTGACAGGCCCTGATCCTGAGAGGGACAAGTCTGCcatcttttttccccttccttttccATTCTTTCTCCACCTGCATTCAGACTCAGCATTTCTGCCCCACGTAAGGACACATTGCCGTGAAGGTTGAGTCTAAACTGTCTTTTCTGCCCTTCCCGGTGGAAAGATCcaagcagagaggaaagaacAAGCCAGTAGTGTTCATGACTTgctttgttgccattgagttgattctgactcatggcaaccttatgtgtcatggagtagaactgctccatagggttttcttggctgtgatctttttatGGAATtgaattgccaggcccttcttccacagagctgctgggtagatttgaaccaccaaccgtttggttagtaaACCActccctaaaaaaacaaacccattgctgttgagttgattccagcatAACGGACctgaaggatggagtagaactacaccatagggtttccaaggctgtaaatctttatggaagcagactgtcacatctttctcctgtggagcagctggtaggttcaatcCACTGACctatgggttagcagccaagggcttaaccactgtgcaaccaggcctcCTTATTTGATTAGTAGGTGGGTGAaaactgcatcacccagggaccttggttCAAACCTACATAAGCCCAACTCATTCAAGGACAACATTCAGTCATGTGGACCAAACCAGCTCACTAGACTTTCTGTGCTGGAGCTTAGACTCCATAAAGGATTCTTTATTATTGGCCATTCCTCTTTGTTTACCTCTATCATTTAGTGGTCTCCAGTGAAAAGTGGCTCTGTTGGTCTGTGCATCAAGTTGGCTGGgcgatgattctcagtggtttggcagttatgtaatgatgtaatttggcggttatgtaatgatgtagttatactccattttgtgatctaatgtaactgcctccatgatgtgatctgccaTTCAGTTGTAAGAGGCCTttcctcagggatgtggcctgtatccaacgTATATGGCCGCTCTGGTAAAGcttactggcttttgcttgctctacatcctgcatctggcttgtcgtcatctgacctacagttcttgggacttgaaccagtggcctgccatattgcctgctggtcttgggatttgttggcctcctGTGAATCAGCAgtctgctgtctgatctgcctgtcttgggtttgtcagcccctgaagctgcgtgagtcaggagaagcctctagcctgatgcctgacacACGTACTCGGGACTTGTCAGcccctacaaccacgtgagctatCTCCTTgagacaaatctctctctctacatatatacacttcactggtattgcttctctggagaacccagcctaagacagtggctACGGTCTGTGCGCAGAATTTGAGGGCTGGGTAAATACCACTTCCTGCCATCAAAGCATCCTTCTCTCCCCAACCTTCCCCTATTCCATTCACTTCTTTCTCAGGGTTGTGAGCAAGGATATGGGTGGCTCTGTGTGAGCCAGACTGGTGCTCCAGGTCCAGAGGAAAGTTTGGACAAGAATTATAACAATGCTTCTCTTTTTGAGCATTTACCATGTACATTAATCATTTCACCTGCATCGCCTCATCTGAAGGAGATATGATGATGATGCCCCAgctacagatgagaagactgaggatTTGAGAGATAAGATGGTAAGTCCGTTGTCACAGAACTGCGAAGCGAGTAAGTCAAGAGCAAAACCCAAGTTCTTTTGATGTCAAAACATCCGGTTTCTCACCTCTAAACCGTAGTGGGGAAGGGTGAAAAGAAGGGGTGGGGACTCAAGGGTTCTAAATCCTTCCCTGGAGTGGCTGTCCCTCAAGAGAGAATTACAGCACTAGGCTGGGAGTCAGGAGTACCGGTTCTAGTCTTGCCTCTGTCAccaacttgctgtgtgaccatggCATGTCTCtcaccctctctgtgcctcagttttcttaatgGTTAATTGAAAGATCGACTAGATGGTATGATTATCCAGGGCCTTTCTAGCTCTGATCCTCTTGAATTTTGATCCTAGCTAGGACAGGAGGTGGCATGAGCCAGCTAGAGGAAAGgcttgggaaaaacctctcagTGGGGTAGCCCAGATCCCTGGCTGTGGTGTCAAATAGACTAGCTCAAACCCCAGCTCCAGCACTAGCTGTATGGCGTTGGGCAAGtcacctcacctctctgagcctccattaaAAAGGAAGATTATCGAAATTTGAAAGcacacagaaaaagagaaagaaaatacaaagaacacTCAACCCAACCAGTTAGAATCAACAGGACTAAACTGCTTGAGTCATTTGTTTCATCTAAACCGTTTTAAAGTAAATCACAGACACCACGACACTTTATCCCTAAATACTTTATCATTTAcgtaaaaagagagaaagaacattcTTCCATAACCATAAAAATgttattaaaccaaaagcaaactggttgccgtccagttgattctgactcatagtgaccatataggacagaggagaactaccccatagagtttccaaggagcagctggtggattcgaactgccagccttttggttagcagctgaactctcttATATTACCTAATACCCAGGTCATATTAAAATTTTTCCAGTTGTCCCCAAATTGTATCTTACAGATGGATTATTCAAACCAGACTCTGATTAATCAAAGACCTTACATTGCATTTGGTTGTTATGAATCTTAAGTCTCCGAGCCTCTACTTTGCTCATTTGTAGAATGGAAAaagaatagtacctacctcacagggtgcAAGAATTGGAGATAATACATGCTAAGAGGGGCGACTAGTGCACCTCAAAATGTGAGGTATTATTATTAGCTTTCTTAGTGGGCTTGTTCTGCTAAGGTAGCATTGTGATGGGGTACAGACAGCTAATGAGGTGTCCCGAGGCCAAGGGTCCCTAGCCTCATTAGGAATGCAGCCCCTCATGCTGGGTTTTTCCCTGCGTTGGATCGGGGATGGAAGGGACGAGACTCACCTTGACCACCTTCAGCACCCGCACCTCCTGGTCCAGCCCGCGGTCGCCCTGGAAGTGCTCCTCCCTCAGGAACCTCTCCACGGTTCGCACTACCCCCAGCACCTCTTCCTTCCACTCCCGGCTGGGCTGCAGCCACTGAGCGACGAAGGAGTCCAGCCTGGAGGCAGGGGTATTGTACAGCTCCTGGGCCAGAGCCATCTCTGCTCCAGGGTGCCGCTGCTGGACAGATACAGCCACGTACCTGTCTCTGGGCGCACACTTACTTTGTTAAGGGGGCCCCTCTGCAGCTGATCTCCAACACCGAGTGGGGTAAAGGACCGGAACGGATAGGAAGCCACGAATGACTGGACCGATCTGGGGCTCCCCTCCTAGGACCCCACTCGCTGCAGTGATGCTGAGGGACACTGAGCTGAAGCTGGAAGCCTGGAGCCTCCTTAAAGAGCCTGGCTTCCAGCCGACCTGCCCGCTGTTGGTTTCGATTCTCAACTTTGCCGAGTTTCCCTTTTCTGACGTTTGGAAACTGAAATTGGCTTGAGTTTGATTACCGAGGAGGCAATTTTGCCAGTAGGTTAGAGATGAATGGTAACCCAACCACCCCTTCTTGaaataaggaaaatgaagctCAGAAAGAAAAGGGACTTGCCCAGGTGGGGATAGAAATAAGAAGTGAGGAAATCCAGCGTCAGACAGGACAGACTTGGAATTCCAGTCTGCCCTTTACcaggctctctctctccctttttttttttattattttgtatcctgattttTATTTGACAGCATAAACTGAACAGCTTTTCTAGTCAATAAATGTTCTAACATGGCATCCTTTTTAATTactactttaaaattttattgtggtaaaacatacataacaatgtttgccattttgaccattttttttgtgtgtggtaaatatatatgtgacaaaacatttgacatttcagcaatctttac
It encodes:
- the OASL gene encoding 2'-5'-oligoadenylate synthase-like protein isoform X2, yielding MALAQELYNTPASRLDSFVAQWLQPSREWKEEVLGVVRTVERFLREEHFQGDRGLDQEVRVLKVVKAGSFGNGTVLRGTAEVELVVFLSCFRSFQEEAKYHQAVLRLIQKKLWRCQDLLALGLEDLWVAQGAPGALVFTIQTSGIEELITITIVPAYRALGPLAPNFQPPPDVYVSLIKAHGYPGNFSPSFSELQRNFVKHQPTKLKNLLRLVKHWYLQTYHPGSS